In Planctomycetaceae bacterium, the sequence CGATGCCTTCGACGACGGCCACCTCGCCAAACCGCGGCAGTTGGCGATAGGCGTCGAAGATGGCGTCGAGGTCGACGCTCTGGCCGAGCTTTTCGGCGGCCACGTTTGGCGCCAGCGGCTGGGCGAAGCGAACAGGGGCGATCTGCGCCAGCGACTGCGTGGTGTCGGCGCAGGCGGCGAGGAACTCGGCGTCGGCGCTGACGAGGTCGTTTCGATAGCGGCGGCAACCGCTGGCGGCCGGCTTGAAGACCGCCACCCGCCGCCCGTCCAGGCGCAGGCGGCGCGCGATAGCTCCGGCAATGAGCGTCTTGCCCACGCCGGTGTCGGTGCCGACGACCATCAGCCCGCGCAGGCGCGGCAGCGGCGGCCATCGCGAGATGTCAAAATCAAATCCTTGTTCCATCGAAGTACTCGCGGATGCTCGTTACGGTTGCCTTGAGCAGTTCGTCCAGCGTGGCCAGATCCATCGCCGGGGCGGGCATGAGGACGACAACATCGCCCAGCGGCCTCGTGAGCACGCCGTGTCGCCGCGCGTGCATGCAGACCCCCGCCCCGGTCCGCAGGGCCGGGTCGAACTCCTGCCGCGCCGCGCGATCCTGCACGAGCTGGACCCCCACCATCATGCCGCGCTGGCGAACCTCGGCCACGTGCGGATGGTCCGCCAGTTCCCCCAGGCGGCGGGCGATCAGTTCCTCCTTGGCCGACAGCGTATCGAGCAGGCCGCTGGAGAAGATCAGGTCGAAACTCGCCACGCCGGCCGCACACGCCAGGGCGTTTCCGGTGAACGTGTGTCCGTGAAAGAACGTCTTGTCGCCGCCGTCGCTGAAGGCGTCGAAGATCTCCCGCGTCGCCAGCGTAGCCGCCAGGGGCAGATACCCGCCGCTGAGGCCTTTGCCCAGGCACATCAGGTCCGGCGCGACGTCTTCGTTTTCGCAGGCGAACAAGCGCCCGGTTCGGCAAAAGCCCGTGGCGACTTCGTCGACGATCAGCAGCACGTCGTGGCGGCGCGTGATCTCGCGCACCCCGGCGAGGAACCCCTCGCCGTGCGTCAGCATGCCGCCGGCGCCCTGGACCAGCGGCTCGACGATCATCGCGCAGTACTCCTCCGGCGCGGCGGCCAGCGCCTGCTCGATCTGCTCGAGCACGGCGGGCACGGCCGAGGCGCCCAGCGGATGCACATACGGACAGGGCGAGGGCATGAGGGTCGTCTCGAACAGCATCGGGCGAAAGATCTGGTGGAAGCTGTCGATCCCGCCGACGCTGACGGCCCCGATCGTGTCGCCGTGGTATCCGTGCTGCAGGGCCATGAACCGCCGGCGCGGGCGGCCGCGATTCAGCCAGTACTGGTACGCCATCTTGAGGGCGACCTCGACGGCGGTGGCGCCGCTATCGCTGTAGAACACGCGGGCCAGGCCCGGCGGCGCGTGCTGCACGAGTCGCCGGCCCAGTTCGATGCTGGGCCCGCTGGCGTGGCCCAGCAGCGTCGTGTGGCTGACCTTCTCAAGCTGAGCGCGGATCGCGGCGTCGATCTGCGGCACGCGATGACCGTGCAGATTGCACCAGAGGCTGGAGAATCCGTCGATGAACGAGTCCCCGCGGCTGTCGATCAGTCGGAAGCCTTGGGCCTCGACGATCAGGCGCGCGGGTTCGTCGCCGCTGTCGAGCCAGATCTGCCCGGGCGTGAATGGATGCCACAGGCACTGCTTGTCGGCTGCGATGAGATCGTCGGCGGGTTTCTTCATGGGCATATCGTACGGAGGCGTCAAATTTCCTGCAAGGCGATTGGCCCGGCGGTGGGGCGAATCCTACGGTGCTGATGCATCGCCCGGAGGGACGGTGCCCAGAAACGATAGTTTGAGCAGGAGGTGATTTGTCCTTAGAGGAACCTCTGCGCAGGGCGGCGGGCTTATTCGTGCGCGGCTCGTCCGGCTCACGCCCTGCGCAGGCAGGAGGTACGGCCCGTCCGGATTCGATCCGGGACGGGGAGTCTATCGGTCGACCCCGGCGCGGCGTGTGCTGCGCAGGTGGCGGCCTTGTCGCAGAGCTGATCTGCCATGGAGGCGGAGAATGCTATGAACATGATCAGGACAATGCGTTTGGCGTCACGACCGCTGGCGGTTGCGGCGTGTGTCGTGGCGATGGCGGCGTCGGCCGCGTCGGCGGAGATTATCGGCGGGATCGAGTTCCCCCAGGGAATCGCGGCGTTCGCCGACGAGGTGGTGGCGTATACGCCCGGCGCGGGGATCGACGCCCCGGACGTGCGGTGGCAGAACCCCGCCGACGCTCTGGGCACGCCGAACTACACCCCCCCGCTGCCCGGGGCCACCGAGCATAACATCGGCCAGTTCGTTTCGCTGGGCAACGGCGGCAGTTTGACGCTGAAGTTCACGGACAACTTCCTGTCCGGCTGCGGAACCAGTTGCTACGACTTGTGGATCTTCGAAGTCGGACCGGTCGTCGAGTCGATGTCGGTCGAGATCAGCAAGGACGGCGCGACCTGGTACTCCGTCGGCAGCGTCGGCGGCGCGACGGCAGGGGTCGACATCGACGCCTACGGATTCTCCCACAGCGACCACTTTTACTACGTGCGCCTGACCGACGACCCGAACCAGTGGCCGCAGTCGGACCACTACGGCAAATGGTCCGGGGCCGACATCGACGCCGTGGCGGTGATTCACGCCCCTGAACCGGCGACGATGTTGATGACGCTGCTGGGCGTGCCCTACCTGGCGATGCGCTGGCGCCGCAACCGCCGGGCGTAGGACCGGCTACCTGCCCCCGCCGTGTGGGACGGGCACCCACTGGTCGGGCGTCACCACGGCTGGCGCGGGTGAAGGCGGGTCGGCCCGGGCAGCGGGAGGATGGGACGGACTTGCCACTTCCGCCGCCTGCGTTGACAGGATCCACGGCGCGGGAACTTCCGCGACGAAGTCCGGACTTGTCGAGGCGAAGTGCGCGCTGCCGCGCCCGCTCACCGGTTGCTGCGTCAACCGCATGTAGGCATCTATGCTGGCCGACGAAGCGTCATCCTGGTCCGGCGGCCGGAAACCGTTGAGACCGGCTGACGCTCCGTGCCCGCCGTCGAGGTTGCCCAGGATCGCCGTCCCGACACCCAGCAGGGCGACATCCTCGGGATTGTAGCAGTTCAGGATTCCGCGCCTGCACATGCCCAGGGCCTTGGTCAGGTCGTATCCGGAGGAGATGCTCGCCGACAGCAGCACCAGCCCGTCAATGGGCTGGGCCTGGCGTTTTGACGCCAGCGACTCGGCGACAAACACCGCCAGCGCCCCGCCGGCGCTGTGCCCGACCACGTGTACCGGCCTGCCCGGAAACGCCTGCTGGTAAGCCACAATCCGCCCGGCGATGGCCGAGGCGTCGATGCGAGCGCCGAGGACGTCGACCTGGTTGATCAGGACGCCGGCCAGCGGAATCGGTTTGCCCCAGGACTGCACCACGATGGCGCGGTCGGCGCCGCCGTCGATCAGACCACGCCGGATGTTCGACGTCAGGGCGTCGGGCCCCTGCACGCCCGGAAGGACGATGATCAGTCCCCGCTCCGCCCCCGACTGCCGCGTGTAATCGGCGCATCCCCCGGCCAGGCACGCCCCCAGCAAAGCTACACTGATCATGATATTCTGTCCGCTCATCGCTCACCATCCCCCGGCGTTGGTCGTCTACTCATGCGTTGGAGAAAAGTCGCGGCGGAGGCACCAAGTATCTATCGAAGCCATCTTTTGGGCTTCGATGGATACTTGCCGCGGTAAGCGTTACCGGCACGACTTTTCCCCCCGTGACTGAGGCATCACACCGTTGGCTGCCTCCCGCTTGACACGCGGCTGGACAATGATATCATCCCCGGCGGGGCAAGAGTGATCTTTTCCCCCCAGACAGGGAAGGAATAACCTATGAAGTATTGTGTGCTTGCCGCGACATGGGCGGCGTTTTTCACCCTCGGATGCAACCAGACCAAGGCCCCCGAGCCCGAGCGGATGACCCTGGCCCAGCCGCGGCCGCTCGAATCGGTTCAGCCGTACACGCCGCGCTATCGCAGCGGCGACGATGACGTCACGCCGGTTCCGGGCGGGCCCAAGCCCCAGCCCGTGCTGCCGCAGTACGTCAACTACACCGTCCAGAAGGGCGACACCTTCTGGTCCATCGCCCAGCGCACGCTCGGACAGGGCAAGCGCGCCTCAGAGATCATGGAAGCCAACCCCGGTCTGTCGCCTTCGGCGCTCAAGGTCGGGCAGGTCATCAAGATCCCTTCCCGGTAACGCCAGCGAGGGCCGCGTGGCCGATCTCACGCTCGACACGCCCGTGCAGTACGTCAAGGGAGTCGGGCCGGTGCGCGCCCAGCAGCTTGCGCAGCTCGGCATCGTCACCGTCGAGGACCTGCTGACCTACTTCCCCTTCCGCTTCGACCTGCGCCGGCAGGTGCAGCCGATGAACACGCTGCGCGGCAGTGAAGAGGCCGCCACCGTCGCCGGCGAAGTGATGGCCGTCCACGAGCACAACTGGGGACCCAAGCCGTTCTTTCAGATCGAGCTGGCCGACCAGACCGACCACGTGATGGTCAAGTGGTTCCACGGCGGGTACCTCGCCGCGCGCATCCGCCCGGGCGTACACCTGGCCGTCAGCGGGCGCGTGGGCCTCTATCGCGAGCAGCTTCAGCTCGTCAACCCGCGCTTCCAGGTGCTCTGGGATCCGCAGGAGACCAAGCTCGATCGCGACGAGCTGCTGCCGGTGTATCCCGCCGGCGGGGCTCTGACCAGCGGGATGATCGCGGCGCTGGTCAAGCACGTCCTGCCCGAGGCGCGGCGGTTGATCCCGCGATGGTACGACCAGGAATACCTCGAGCAGCGCGGGTTGATGAGCCGCCCGGCGGCCGTCGAGGCCATGCACCGCCCCGAGGACAAGGAACACTGGGGCGCCGCCCGCCGCCGCCTGGCGTACGACGAGTGCATGGTGATGCAGTTGGGCATCGCCATCACTCGGATGTCGGAAATCAGCCGCCCCGCACACCCCCTGAAGCTTTCGCCCGCCATCGACGAGCACATCCGCCGGCGGTTTCCCTTCCCGCTGACCGATGCGCAGAACAAAGCCGTCGCCGAGATCGTGGCGGACCTCCAGCGCGACCGCCCCATGAACCGCCTGCTCCAGGGCGACGTCGGATGCGGCAAAACGGTCGTGGCGCTGTACGCGGCGCTGCTGGCGGTGGCGCGGGGCAAACAGGCGGCCATCATGGCCCCGACCGAAATTCTCGCCACCCAGCACTTCGAAAAGATTCAGGAATACCTGGCCGGCTCGCGGGTACACATCGCCATGCTCGTCGGCGGGCAGGGCGCCGCCCAGCGCCAGGCGATTCTGGCCGACCTGGAATCGGGCAAGACCAACATCATCGTGGGCACGCACGCGCTGATCAGCGAGGGCGTGCGGTTCGCCGACCTGGCGCTGGTGGTCGTCGATGAGCAGCACAAGTTCGGCGTGCGACAACGAACGAGTTTCCGCGGCAAGGGCTTCGCGCCGCACTACCTGGTGATGACGGCCACCCCCATCCCCCGCACGCTGGCGATGACGGTCTTCGGCGACCTGGACGTCTCGATCATCGACGCCTTGCCGCCGGGGCGCGGAACCGTCACCACGCGCACGGTCGACGCTGCTCGCTTCGATGAGGTGCTGGCGTTCGTGGCCGACAAGCTCCGCGCGGGGCAGCAGGCGTATTTCATCTATCCGCTGGTGACGCCCTCGCCGGACCTGGAGCTCAAGGCCGCCGAGGAAGCATACCACGAGTTGTCCGCCGGACCGCTCAGCGAGTTCGGCGTGGCGCTGGTGCATGGGCAGATGAGTGCCGCCGACAAGAACGCGGCGATGGAAACCTTTCGCAGCGCCGCGGCCAAGGTGCTCGTGGCGTCGGTGGTCGTCGAGGTCGGCGTGGATGTTCCTGCCGCCAACGTCATGGTCGTGATGCATCCCGAGCGGTTCGGGTTGGCGCAGCTCCACCAGCTCCGCGGTCGCATCGGCCGCAGCCGGCAGAACGCCGCGTGCCTGCTGGTGACCACGCCCCGCAACGTCACCGCCAACGAGCGGCTGGCCGTGCTGGTCAAGACGCACGACGGGTTCGAGATCGCCGAGGAGGACCTGCGCCTGCGCGGTC encodes:
- a CDS encoding LysM peptidoglycan-binding domain-containing protein translates to MKYCVLAATWAAFFTLGCNQTKAPEPERMTLAQPRPLESVQPYTPRYRSGDDDVTPVPGGPKPQPVLPQYVNYTVQKGDTFWSIAQRTLGQGKRASEIMEANPGLSPSALKVGQVIKIPSR
- a CDS encoding PEP-CTERM sorting domain-containing protein (PEP-CTERM proteins occur, often in large numbers, in the proteomes of bacteria that also encode an exosortase, a predicted intramembrane cysteine proteinase. The presence of a PEP-CTERM domain at a protein's C-terminus predicts cleavage within the sorting domain, followed by covalent anchoring to some some component of the (usually Gram-negative) cell surface. Many PEP-CTERM proteins exhibit an unusual sequence composition that includes large numbers of potential glycosylation sites. Expression of one such protein has been shown restore the ability of a bacterium to form floc, a type of biofilm.), with product MIRTMRLASRPLAVAACVVAMAASAASAEIIGGIEFPQGIAAFADEVVAYTPGAGIDAPDVRWQNPADALGTPNYTPPLPGATEHNIGQFVSLGNGGSLTLKFTDNFLSGCGTSCYDLWIFEVGPVVESMSVEISKDGATWYSVGSVGGATAGVDIDAYGFSHSDHFYYVRLTDDPNQWPQSDHYGKWSGADIDAVAVIHAPEPATMLMTLLGVPYLAMRWRRNRRA
- the bioA gene encoding adenosylmethionine--8-amino-7-oxononanoate transaminase; this encodes MKKPADDLIAADKQCLWHPFTPGQIWLDSGDEPARLIVEAQGFRLIDSRGDSFIDGFSSLWCNLHGHRVPQIDAAIRAQLEKVSHTTLLGHASGPSIELGRRLVQHAPPGLARVFYSDSGATAVEVALKMAYQYWLNRGRPRRRFMALQHGYHGDTIGAVSVGGIDSFHQIFRPMLFETTLMPSPCPYVHPLGASAVPAVLEQIEQALAAAPEEYCAMIVEPLVQGAGGMLTHGEGFLAGVREITRRHDVLLIVDEVATGFCRTGRLFACENEDVAPDLMCLGKGLSGGYLPLAATLATREIFDAFSDGGDKTFFHGHTFTGNALACAAGVASFDLIFSSGLLDTLSAKEELIARRLGELADHPHVAEVRQRGMMVGVQLVQDRAARQEFDPALRTGAGVCMHARRHGVLTRPLGDVVVLMPAPAMDLATLDELLKATVTSIREYFDGTRI
- a CDS encoding dethiobiotin synthase, with translation MEQGFDFDISRWPPLPRLRGLMVVGTDTGVGKTLIAGAIARRLRLDGRRVAVFKPAASGCRRYRNDLVSADAEFLAACADTTQSLAQIAPVRFAQPLAPNVAAEKLGQSVDLDAIFDAYRQLPRFGEVAVVEGI
- the recG gene encoding ATP-dependent DNA helicase RecG, encoding MADLTLDTPVQYVKGVGPVRAQQLAQLGIVTVEDLLTYFPFRFDLRRQVQPMNTLRGSEEAATVAGEVMAVHEHNWGPKPFFQIELADQTDHVMVKWFHGGYLAARIRPGVHLAVSGRVGLYREQLQLVNPRFQVLWDPQETKLDRDELLPVYPAGGALTSGMIAALVKHVLPEARRLIPRWYDQEYLEQRGLMSRPAAVEAMHRPEDKEHWGAARRRLAYDECMVMQLGIAITRMSEISRPAHPLKLSPAIDEHIRRRFPFPLTDAQNKAVAEIVADLQRDRPMNRLLQGDVGCGKTVVALYAALLAVARGKQAAIMAPTEILATQHFEKIQEYLAGSRVHIAMLVGGQGAAQRQAILADLESGKTNIIVGTHALISEGVRFADLALVVVDEQHKFGVRQRTSFRGKGFAPHYLVMTATPIPRTLAMTVFGDLDVSIIDALPPGRGTVTTRTVDAARFDEVLAFVADKLRAGQQAYFIYPLVTPSPDLELKAAEEAYHELSAGPLSEFGVALVHGQMSAADKNAAMETFRSAAAKVLVASVVVEVGVDVPAANVMVVMHPERFGLAQLHQLRGRIGRSRQNAACLLVTTPRNVTANERLAVLVKTHDGFEIAEEDLRLRGPGEIFGTRQHGLPELKVADLVEDFDLLRLARRDAFAIVNGDPGLNAPHHQQLRREVLRAYAGKLNLLGGA